From the Kazachstania africana CBS 2517 chromosome 12, complete genome genome, the window GAGCCTAGTTCTTCATCCTCAAAAGAGTCATTCTCTGAGCCGTGGTCCTCCTCCTCGTCTTCATTTTTCCTTGAAATTGACTTCAACAAGTTAACAACAGTTCCATTGCGACGATAGTTTTTACTAGAATTATAATCTTCGGTCTCACTTGAGGATGCGTTTTCACCCAGTTCTCTTTCAGCTAGTTCCAAAGCACTTAAGGCCCTCTTTGAACTCTTAGCTCTTACCTTTGATTTCGACTTCTTAGCCATTGTAGTATCTGGTCAGCTCTCTCTGAATTACTAGTATATTGAAAGTTCACAAgaaagctcatcgcaaattttttaaaattttcatattggCAATAGTTTTTCCAGTATACCGCGAAGGGAAATAGCGTCCCAATTAGGAAATCACTCTATAAGGAAGTATAATATACATAGATTCAAGTACATAGAATAATTGGTAAATATCAGTCTAGGACCTAACTAAGCCTGGGTTGAAGCTTGGGTTGCACGGTCATGGTGCAGCTTGATGGCAGTTTGTCTTATTTGATTCTCGATTGCCATGGATGATTGTGATTTctctttgataatattttggaTCTGGATGGATTCCTGGTTGAGCTTGTCCACCTTCTTCTGGTAGAATGCAACAGCTTCTTCTGCATTTTTCTCTACGTAATAGCCTGTACCTATATCTACCATAAATTTGGAGTTATCTTTGATTGTACCAGAAATGTACAATGAAGCAGACGCAGGAATCAGAAGTGGTTGTTCGTTGTTTTCTGGCTTGGATATAGACTTGACATCAGCTATGCATTCTATGAACTTATTCTTGGCGACTACTAAAGCCTGTAGTGACTGAGAAAAATGCTGCAATTCCTGATCAAACTGTTGTTTGACAGCATTAAGTTGTTCGGGATTCAATTGGGATAGATCAACTATCGGAAAAGATCCATAATAATGGGAGCGCTGTTAGTATCACGAATAGACATTATGGTACCTCCTTTTTAAACATACATACTTTTCTGTGAGGACATCCTTGTACGCTGATCTGTCCAACGTTTACAATTGAAGAGACCATGAATTACAAATTGCTTTCAATATATCGAATAGGCCGaatagtgaaaaaaaaaatcagttCACACCTAAAATGATGAGtctatcaaatatttaattaCACATTACACATAATATCTATTTTAGGAGATCGGTCCCATGTTTGTTCCCATCTTTTGTCATTTTGGCACTCTTGGAACCAAATTGAATGGCTCGTTTTGGTTCAGTACTAATCCCTCCAAGATGTAATATGTCTGATGCCACTTTTCTTAAGattaatttattaactTTATAGTTTATCGGTATCTCTTGTGTCGAAAATTGAACAACATTGTGATCCAAAAATGGATATCTGACTTCAACACCATTGGAAGCGATCACTTTATCATCACGATTCAGATTTCTGTCATGAATATTGTTAATCTGACCAGTGAGTTCGGCAGATAACTCTTCTAAAGACCGATTCACAAATTTATGATACCCACCGTACAATTCATCCGCACCTAAACCACTAAACAGTACAATACCTTTCCTTTGGTATGGTATTTCGTCACGTGTAACATCATCAACAATAAATCCGGACCCTCTTGAGGCAAAGAAGAAGGCAATGGCAATCGATAAATCCATTTCTGTTTGTTTGGGGtacatcaaatttatcactGTTGGTCTATATTTCAAGTATTCTTCATAGGGAATATCGATGTATACTAGTTTGATATCGATGTCCGGATATAAACCCTTCAAAACCTCACTACTTGATATCGCCAGCTTTCTGTCAGGCACATCCTTAGGTAGCATTCCTATCCTTGGGTTTTCAAATCCTACAGTTAGAAGTTCTACCGTAGTATTGGGATTAAATATTCTAAGCTGTTCACAAATTAGTGCAACGAGAACTGAACAATCCAACCCACCAGAAAAGAGTACCGAGATGGGAGAGCTCTCAATATGTAATGGGTGAATAGACGTCACTCTCTTAGAAACGGATTCATTTAGTACCGTATAaagtttttctttcatGCTGTCTAAAGTTTCCATATTCTCATCAATTAAGTCGACTACTTCGTATTGTCTTTGTATGATTTTTGAATGCTCAGAGATTGTTCTTTCATTAAGAtcgaatatatatataacacCACCAAGACAGTTTTCGAAACCCTCAATATTTCCCGTACAGCTTGCCACATAAAGTCCATTAGTGGTATCCATTTTAAAACATAAGCTCCTTTTCCCGATGGAATCTCTGCCAAAGTATATTTTAGTTTCTCTAAGATCGTATATAGTATAAGCAAACTCACCATCTAACTGAGTTAAAGTATGAATAACATCAGTGCTCGAACTCAAAAGAGATGCTATGAACTGCGTATCATTTTGATCCTGCTTGATTTCCTTATTGTAAAGTTCACCATTAAATTGCAGCACGTATCTGTCTTCAACACATAAACTTTGCTTTGTGAAAGGTAATCTTAATGCCAGAACAGAAGAAAACCAGGCTGTATGATACTTTTCTGATAACCTTAACGAGGAATAATTAGGTCCCCTGTTAGCAATATGAGGTATGATAgcattaaaaatttcagacGTTCCATTACTTTCGTCTACTGAGATACATTCGTCTTCATTGAATTCGAGGAACCTGTCTTCATGGACTATATTTGGATTATAATGCAACAGAATACCACACATTATGTGGTGAAATCTAACCCTTCTACGCTCATTATAATCTGACTGTTAACTAAGCAAATTAGGTCATTAATTGctttatgaaaaaaaaattatgaacCTATGCGATGAGCTTACATTGCCATTTCAAGAGCCTAAGCGACAGAGTGAATTTACCCTTTAAATGGATGGGAAATGTAACTAAAATATAACCAATGTAAAACATTAATAGCTCCAATCAAGATAGTATCAAGGTGACATAATATGTTGAGCTCAATTGTCTTCTATTTAGTTTGGACCTTGCCATTTGTTACAGGCAAATTATTTGGGATCTGCccaaaggaagaaattgcaTGCCTTTCAAAGGTCACGATAGGCCAGATAGATTATATCAATGAGCGTATTAGAGAGGACTTGCTTTCCTTAGTGAACACTAATTTCTTTAAGTACTTCAAAATCGATATGAACAAAAAATGTGAGTTCTTTGACAATAAAAAGGAATCATTATGCTTCAGTAGGTCGTGTACGCTCAATGTAGTAGAAGATTGGGGTAGTTTGCCTGAATTTTGGCAACCTGAAGTTCTTGgtggatttgaaaaatcatctACAGAAGATGTGGATACACATTCGGATGAGTGTGCCTTCTTAGATGAGCTTTGTTTCAGAGAACAGAATTTATATGAAGTTAATGATATCAATTATTGTGATATCAATGATATAATGGATAATAAGAATTCGGTCCTGATTGATCTCACACAAAACCCAGAAAGATTCACCGGGTATGGTGGTAATCAATCTTTACAAATTTGGTCAAGTATCTATAAGGAAAATTGCTTTGAATGCAATGAAACAGAAGGCTGTATCGcgaaagaaatatttttcaagcTAATTTCTGGCTTCCATTCCTCAATAACGACGCATGTTTGTAATTACCATTTGAATACAGTTAGTGGAAACTGGGAACCAaacatctttcttttcatttccaGTTTTCTAATATTTCCCGACAGGATTAGGAATGTGTATTTCAACTATGCGTTAGTGTCAAAGGCCATAATGAAAATTGCACCATACATGGAGCATATAGAATTTTGTGAGGACATGGACCCCAGTGGGGATGTCAAActtaaaattgaaaaaattgtatcacaattagaaaatgatgatatctttaacgaagaaattgttttcCAGAATAAGCTAACGTCAGAACTGAAAACTGATTTTAGAAACCGGTTCAAAAACGTAACGAAAATAATTGACTGCATCCAGTGTGAAAAGTGTAAGTTATGGGCTAAAGTTCAAACAACAGGCTATGCAACAAGTCTAAAACTTTTGTTTGAACTAGACCAATTGAGTGACAGTGAAAAACAAAATCTGGTTAACAAATTAACAAAATATGAGTTGATTGCTTTATTTAATACTTTCAATAGATTATCAAGTGCAATTGAGGCCATCAACAAATTTGGGTTGATgtatgaagaagagaaaacCAAGTCGAGAAGACTGTTATACGGACAAGAACTCCTAGGAGATATTTCAGGAAGTTGGAAATTccttgaaaatttttgttttagTTTGTTTTCCTAGTTTTGACTAAATATACGCTATTTAACACATATACTCAAACTATAGTATGTCTAAGTTCTCTATTTCCTGCCCATAAAGTCTGGCGTTAGTAACATTTACCAACCCCAGTTCCCACgtattatcattattctATTCAGTTCACATTGATATGAGACTtatactttattttttgttgGCATTAAAGCCTCAAGAATACTTGAATATCTCTTAATgccattcaaatttcatctCATcttaaaataattcttggTCTTCCATCTTTATTACCGATTCAAATCTTCGGCCGCATTTTTAGCAGTATGCCGTCATTGGAAACAGCAATGAagttaaaatttcattttattgaaGGTGAGCCTCACTCATCTTTCAAAGCTACAGtgataaaataaattaatcTTAATGAGTTCTACTTATTCTATTAACAAGAGGAGCAGGATCCAAAGAGCCAAAACATTCACTGGTTGCTGGACGTGTAGAGCGCGCAAGGTTAAATGTGATTTGACTCGACCAAGTTGTACAAGATGTGAGAGATCTGGTTTAAAATGTGGTGGTTATGATATTAAACTCCGTTGGTCCAAGCCCGTATGGTTTAATGAATATGgtattcaaatttcaactGCTAGTAATAATCGTAAGAACGTAAACGAAATGTCGCCTTCACCAGTCAGTGGTataaatgaagaaaacaaCCAATACCAGAGAAGGAATATCAGTTTTGTCAAATACAAGGAGGAATATGTATTTCATGAAGATATGGACGACGAATTGAGTATGCTGCATGCACCCCCTGCCGATAAAATAGAAGATAACAAGACGTGGATTATCAAGAAGTTTGGTGTATTCAAAGGTTGCGATAATGATAAAGCCAACcaaattacaaagaaaagaaagaaatctGCCACAAGTGAGACTCCGTCTCAAAGAAATGAATGTAGCGGAgcagatgatgaagataccGAACATTTGTCATTAAATAGTTTTGCCGCATCAGAATCAAGTGAAAATCTTGGAGccaataaaaatgataacaAAGTGGATCATTATGATCGGCGGCTCGAATTAGAGGATAGTCTTCCGAAATCCGGTGGTGGAATAGTTGGATTTGAATGGCTCTTTCCTGAATTGTTAGATGATGTGATTATTTCAGCGTTGGCCCTTCAAAGAGGAACTGAAGGGATAGTAGAAGATAGATATTCGACTGATGGTAtttcatttcttccaaGTAAGGTCTCTACGGTAACAGCACTATCGAGCGATCAATATCGTAGTCAATTGCCGTCAGGAGCACCTGATGCTCGGAACGCCAGTGATAATCAAGATCCATTGCAGGAAACTTTGGAGGGTTTTTTTACCAGGCCACTTCAACAAGACAATCGTTATAATTTGAGTTTGGAGCCATCTTCTGTATCTATGGTAGAGATTGGAAAAGATTTTCCTAGCCAGGAAGGAGTAAGTGTGAAGGAATCGAAGGCTTCAGTCTCTCCCAACTTAATTGTCGCAAGAACAATGACTGATATTTTTTGTACCAACCTCAAAACTGGGCAGATTGTAAATTACATAGGAAATGTTATTCCTTCTTTAAAAGCTGAAAACAACAAATTACGTACTCATGCATTAGCGAGCCATCTTATGAAGTTTTATGTGAAACATGTGGCCAGGTTGATGCCCGCTGTTGCTgtaaaacaaaatatttggcAGACGATATACCTCCCCAGGGCATTACAAGCTCTAGGAGAACTGATGACCCTGGGCAAAACATctaattcaaaaaattgcatGCTAAACACGTTGCTTGCCCTGTCATGTTTTGCtttgcaaaaaaattacGTGAATGATCCTACAATACGAGGtttctttttaaatttggGTATAGAACTACGGAATCAGGCGGATAACTTTTTAATGTTGTGTC encodes:
- the GIM5 gene encoding Gim5p (similar to Saccharomyces cerevisiae GIM5 (YML094W); ancestral locus Anc_8.873) — protein: MSSQKIDLSQLNPEQLNAVKQQFDQELQHFSQSLQALVVAKNKFIECIADVKSISKPENNEQPLLIPASASLYISGTIKDNSKFMVDIGTGYYVEKNAEEAVAFYQKKVDKLNQESIQIQNIIKEKSQSSMAIENQIRQTAIKLHHDRATQASTQA
- the KAFR0L02110 gene encoding putative asparagine synthase (similar to Saccharomyces cerevisiae YML096W; ancestral locus Anc_8.875) — translated: MCGILLHYNPNIVHEDRFLEFNEDECISVDESNGTSEIFNAIIPHIANRGPNYSSLRLSEKYHTAWFSSVLALRLPFTKQSLCVEDRYVLQFNGELYNKEIKQDQNDTQFIASLLSSSTDVIHTLTQLDGEFAYTIYDLRETKIYFGRDSIGKRSLCFKMDTTNGLYVASCTGNIEGFENCLGGVIYIFDLNERTISEHSKIIQRQYEVVDLIDENMETLDSMKEKLYTVLNESVSKRVTSIHPLHIESSPISVLFSGGLDCSVLVALICEQLRIFNPNTTVELLTVGFENPRIGMLPKDVPDRKLAISSSEVLKGLYPDIDIKLVYIDIPYEEYLKYRPTVINLMYPKQTEMDLSIAIAFFFASRGSGFIVDDVTRDEIPYQRKGIVLFSGLGADELYGGYHKFVNRSLEELSAELTGQINNIHDRNLNRDDKVIASNGVEVRYPFLDHNVVQFSTQEIPINYKVNKLILRKVASDILHLGGISTEPKRAIQFGSKSAKMTKDGNKHGTDLLK
- the KAFR0L02120 gene encoding endoplasmic reticulum oxidoreductin family protein (similar to Saccharomyces cerevisiae ERO1 (YML130C); ancestral locus Anc_8.877), with translation MLSSIVFYLVWTLPFVTGKLFGICPKEEIACLSKVTIGQIDYINERIREDLLSLVNTNFFKYFKIDMNKKCEFFDNKKESLCFSRSCTLNVVEDWGSLPEFWQPEVLGGFEKSSTEDVDTHSDECAFLDELCFREQNLYEVNDINYCDINDIMDNKNSVLIDLTQNPERFTGYGGNQSLQIWSSIYKENCFECNETEGCIAKEIFFKLISGFHSSITTHVCNYHLNTVSGNWEPNIFLFISSFLIFPDRIRNVYFNYALVSKAIMKIAPYMEHIEFCEDMDPSGDVKLKIEKIVSQLENDDIFNEEIVFQNKLTSELKTDFRNRFKNVTKIIDCIQCEKCKLWAKVQTTGYATSLKLLFELDQLSDSEKQNLVNKLTKYELIALFNTFNRLSSAIEAINKFGLMYEEEKTKSRRLLYGQELLGDISGSWKFLENFCFSLFS
- the ARG81 gene encoding Arg81p (similar to Saccharomyces cerevisiae ARG81 (YML099C); ancestral locus Anc_8.879), whose amino-acid sequence is MSSTYSINKRSRIQRAKTFTGCWTCRARKVKCDLTRPSCTRCERSGLKCGGYDIKLRWSKPVWFNEYGIQISTASNNRKNVNEMSPSPVSGINEENNQYQRRNISFVKYKEEYVFHEDMDDELSMLHAPPADKIEDNKTWIIKKFGVFKGCDNDKANQITKKRKKSATSETPSQRNECSGADDEDTEHLSLNSFAASESSENLGANKNDNKVDHYDRRLELEDSLPKSGGGIVGFEWLFPELLDDVIISALALQRGTEGIVEDRYSTDGISFLPSKVSTVTALSSDQYRSQLPSGAPDARNASDNQDPLQETLEGFFTRPLQQDNRYNLSLEPSSVSMVEIGKDFPSQEGVSVKESKASVSPNLIVARTMTDIFCTNLKTGQIVNYIGNVIPSLKAENNKLRTHALASHLMKFYVKHVARLMPAVAVKQNIWQTIYLPRALQALGELMTLGKTSNSKNCMLNTLLALSCFALQKNYVNDPTIRGFFLNLGIELRNQADNFLMLCLKVEQPQEKYKEVLTSLMAINYVDVVWGIVSKYQPYLNICGDIIQRRMQLKPHLSEKAKALHETLAFSKIVQDSTTFDDVHDNEIMFKADKDQTQFTTPGTEHDESLLVKNSTKKNIGTKSSGRCDIELSLGHLEANDKMLTEPGSLKQDKKEKSSFFTTLASEIFLTTSQNRRQGYISDSLPNSLLLLFSDCVMIVRHIVYFDKRSISIPKEFSNIIGDYEKKLMKWKPDCNFYKDTSTKTFISDKAEGIYHHTMSFYNGLLIYYFSLVRHLTDESLQPYVVRVLSHLKSLNEITEEKALIISTSVWQGFIAGCSCISPEVQNDFKDWATRLGSSGIGSYWGLRQIMYEVWRRKQNGKEGATWFSLQKEMKIILLLL